The following are encoded together in the Coffea arabica cultivar ET-39 chromosome 1c, Coffea Arabica ET-39 HiFi, whole genome shotgun sequence genome:
- the LOC113701150 gene encoding uncharacterized protein isoform X2 translates to MIKLLVVVLSILCIFSLAYSCPPSDRAALLAIKAALNEPYLGIFKSWTGTDCCMNWYGVSCDPEVHRVTEINLRGVSEDSIFKMAHRTGYMSGTISRAICRLNRLSSLAIADWKGISGTIPSCITSLPSLRILDLVGNKLTGGLPTDIGQLSGLTMLIVADNQLTGRLPRSLTNLSSLTHLDLRNNFIRGTIPRHFGKLRMLSRALLSRNRLHGKIPKSISHIHRLSDLDLSLNRLSGRIPPSLGKMAVLATLNLGGNNISVLDLSYNQLKGTIPKSLVSASFIGYLDLSHNHLCGLIPEGSPFDHLEASSFVYNDCLCGKPLRDC, encoded by the exons CTTCTCTTTAGCTTACAGCTGCCCGCCTTCAGACAGGGCAGCATTGCTAGCCATCAAAGCTGCCCTAAATGAGCCCTACTTGGGCATTTTCAAGTCGTGGACGGGCACTGATTGTTGCATGAACTGGTACGGAGTGAGTTGTGACCCGGAGGTTCACCGAGTCACCGAGATCAACCTCCGCGGTGTATCAGAAGACTCCATCTTCAAAATGGCTCATCGGACCGGTTACATGAGCGGAACAATCTCGCGAGCAATATGCCGGCTTAATAGGCTTTCGAGCCTAGCCATAGCTGATTGGAAGGGCATTTCCGGCACAATCCCATCATGCATTACGTCTCTACCTAGCCTAAGAATCCTTGACTTGGTCGGAAACAAGCTCACTGGTGGACTTCCGACTGATATTGGTCAACTGAGTGGACTCACCATGCTAATTGTGGCAGATAATCAACTCACTGGGAGGTTGCCGAGGTCATTAACGAACTTATCTTCATTAACGCATTTAGATCTACGTAATAACTTTATTAGAGGTACAATTCCCAGACATTTTGGGAAATTAAGAATGCTAAGCCGTGCTTTGCTAAGCCGAAATCGACTTCATGGGAAAATCCCAAAGTCAATTTCTCACATTCATCGGCTTTCGGATTTAGATCTTTCGCTGAACCGACTTTCGGGCAGGATACCACCTTCACTAGGCAAAATGGCCGTTTTGGCCACGTTAAATCTTGGTGGCAACAATATTTCTG TTCTTGATTTATCGTATAATCAGCTCAAAGGAACCATTCCCAAGTCTCTAGTGTCCGCTAGCTTCATTGGCTACCTTGACCTCAGCCATAACCACCTTTGCGGTCTGATTCCAGAGGGCTCCCCGTTCGATCATCTTGAAGCATCGTCGTTTGTGTACAACGACTGTCTTTGTGGGAAGCCACTTAGAGATTGCTAA
- the LOC113701150 gene encoding uncharacterized protein isoform X1: MIKLLVVVLSILCIFSLAYSCPPSDRAALLAIKAALNEPYLGIFKSWTGTDCCMNWYGVSCDPEVHRVTEINLRGVSEDSIFKMAHRTGYMSGTISRAICRLNRLSSLAIADWKGISGTIPSCITSLPSLRILDLVGNKLTGGLPTDIGQLSGLTMLIVADNQLTGRLPRSLTNLSSLTHLDLRNNFIRGTIPRHFGKLRMLSRALLSRNRLHGKIPKSISHIHRLSDLDLSLNRLSGRIPPSLGKMAVLATLNLGGNNISGTIPITLITSRIWTLNLSKNALEGNIPDTFDRRSYFAVLDLSYNQLKGTIPKSLVSASFIGYLDLSHNHLCGLIPEGSPFDHLEASSFVYNDCLCGKPLRDC, encoded by the coding sequence CTTCTCTTTAGCTTACAGCTGCCCGCCTTCAGACAGGGCAGCATTGCTAGCCATCAAAGCTGCCCTAAATGAGCCCTACTTGGGCATTTTCAAGTCGTGGACGGGCACTGATTGTTGCATGAACTGGTACGGAGTGAGTTGTGACCCGGAGGTTCACCGAGTCACCGAGATCAACCTCCGCGGTGTATCAGAAGACTCCATCTTCAAAATGGCTCATCGGACCGGTTACATGAGCGGAACAATCTCGCGAGCAATATGCCGGCTTAATAGGCTTTCGAGCCTAGCCATAGCTGATTGGAAGGGCATTTCCGGCACAATCCCATCATGCATTACGTCTCTACCTAGCCTAAGAATCCTTGACTTGGTCGGAAACAAGCTCACTGGTGGACTTCCGACTGATATTGGTCAACTGAGTGGACTCACCATGCTAATTGTGGCAGATAATCAACTCACTGGGAGGTTGCCGAGGTCATTAACGAACTTATCTTCATTAACGCATTTAGATCTACGTAATAACTTTATTAGAGGTACAATTCCCAGACATTTTGGGAAATTAAGAATGCTAAGCCGTGCTTTGCTAAGCCGAAATCGACTTCATGGGAAAATCCCAAAGTCAATTTCTCACATTCATCGGCTTTCGGATTTAGATCTTTCGCTGAACCGACTTTCGGGCAGGATACCACCTTCACTAGGCAAAATGGCCGTTTTGGCCACGTTAAATCTTGGTGGCAACAATATTTCTGGTACCATCCCCATAACTTTGATTACTTCGCGAATCTGGACTttaaatttgagcaaaaatgCACTTGAAGGTAATATTCCTGACACATTTGATCGAAGGTCATATTTTGCAGTTCTTGATTTATCGTATAATCAGCTCAAAGGAACCATTCCCAAGTCTCTAGTGTCCGCTAGCTTCATTGGCTACCTTGACCTCAGCCATAACCACCTTTGCGGTCTGATTCCAGAGGGCTCCCCGTTCGATCATCTTGAAGCATCGTCGTTTGTGTACAACGACTGTCTTTGTGGGAAGCCACTTAGAGATTGCTAA